The following proteins are encoded in a genomic region of Arachis ipaensis cultivar K30076 chromosome B02, Araip1.1, whole genome shotgun sequence:
- the LOC107627204 gene encoding uncharacterized protein LOC107627204, with product MSVQLSNITKILSRLALPPTNNTNTNQVSSSSNLPSQPILNPRGSINAITLRSGTTLEEVEHKPIKLAKDVPNVEVGKIMETDEDENEEEVAKEEEEQLRAKEPKRKSNLEEQIPIPFPSLAKKAKKHEELDPNIVQIFKNVEVTIPLFDVIHQVSKYAKFLKDVCTHKDKIGGLGMNLLGNYISSMMDDFPEKYSDPGPCLVSCMIGEIQLKDCMCDLGSCVSIMPLSIYEKLNLAPLRRSRARFVLADKSIISVADIAENVLVRIQDLIFPVDFHILETPPIDSDRPSSILLGRHFLKISRFKLNAFSGDYSFEAKGKVVKFKLEKTMRQPLEVHSIFGCDIVEDDVIEEHFMSDNEISVSRNLGIRGVSKEKGKDPRLPYPQVNRHPIMVQLTSGGISP from the coding sequence ATGAGTGTTCAATTGTCCAACATCACCAAAATTCTCTCAAGGTTGGCCCTACCTCCTACCAACAATACCAACACCAACCAAGTCTCTAGCTCATCCAACCTTCCTTCCCAACCTATCCTAAACCCAAGGGGTAGCATCAATGCAATCACCTTGAGGAGTGGTACAACGCTTGAGGAAGTCGAACACAAGCCCATCAAGTTGGCGAAGGATGTTCCTAATGTAGAAGTTGGTAAAATAATGGAGACAGATGAagatgaaaatgaggaagaagttgcaaaagaagaagaagaacaattgAGGGCCAAGGAACCGAAGCGGAAGAGCAACTTAGAGGAACAAATTCCTATACCTTTTCCTTCGTTAGCTAAGAAGGCCAAGAAGCATGAGGAGCTTGACCCCAACATAGTACAAATCTTCAAAAATGTGGAGGTAACTATCCCACTCTTTGATGTCATACATCAAGTTTCAAAATATGCTAAGTTCCTTAAGGATGTGTGCACTCATAAAGATAAGATTGGTGGACTAGGGATGAATCTATTAGGCAATTATATTTCTTCTATGATGGATGATTTTCCTGAAAAGTATAGTGATCCCGGTCCTTGCTTGGTATCTTGTATGATTGGTGAGATTCAACTTAAGGATTGCATGTGTGACCTAGGATCGTGTGTGAGCATTATGCCACTCTCAATTTATGAGAAGTTGAACCTTGCACCATTGAGGCGATCCAGAGCTAGGTTTGTGCTTGCAGACAAGAGTATAATTTCAGTTGCGGACATTGCTGAGAATGTGTTGGTGAGAATTCAGGACTTAATCTTTCCGGTGGATTTCCATATCCTAGAGACACCTCCCATTGATTCTGATAGGCCATCCTCCATCTTGCTTGGGAGGCATTTCTTGAAGATATCCCGGTTTAAATTAAATGCATTTTCTGGGGATTACTCATTTGAAGCCAAAGGGAAGGTGGTGAAGTTCAAATTGGAGAAAACCATGAGGCAACCTCTAGAGGTACATTCAATTTTTGGTTGTGACATTGTTGAGGATGATGTGATTGAAGAACACTTTATGAGTGATAATGAGATAAGTGTCAGTAGGAATTTGGGTATAAGAGGAGTTAGCAAGGAAAAGGGGAAGGATCCACGACTTCCATATCCTCAAGTGAACAGGCACCCAATCATGGTGCAATTGACAAGTGGAGGCATCTCCCCTTGA